The Robbsia betulipollinis genome includes the window ATTGCCGATTTCATAACGGGATCGGAAGCGATGAGAGAAGAGCCGGATGTAATCGAGGTCAAGCCGTCGACAGCACGTCGACGCTTTAGCACGACGTTCAAGCGGGAACTGGTGGAACAGACGTTGCGCCCCGACGTCTCGATGGCCGCGGTGGCGTTAGCCAACGGCCTCAACACGAACCAGCTTGCCCGATGGCGGCGCGAGTATTTATTGGGTACGGGTGCCAGTCCGATGCCATTGCCCGCACTG containing:
- a CDS encoding transposase translates to MREEPDVIEVKPSTARRRFSTTFKRELVEQTLRPDVSMAAVALANGLNTNQLARWRREYLLGTGASPMPLPAL